From the Pangasianodon hypophthalmus isolate fPanHyp1 chromosome 17, fPanHyp1.pri, whole genome shotgun sequence genome, one window contains:
- the znrd2 gene encoding protein ZNRD2 has protein sequence MALNADEEDFEWEPPSEAEMKVFQARRERQDKISKLMGDYLLKGYKMLSDCCDICGTILLQDKQKKNYCVACQELDSDIDKDNPALNAQAALSQVRERRLANHHPLDADETTPTLPEAPPSSRPEHCEGAASGLRALPPPLAPPQPRPLPAPSSPPLQNPGGLASSVALPHRPPPHHEAAVDAQDVVLQKLRWATQELQTAVSLESCVQLCGLIRACADTLQSLKHLQH, from the exons ATGGCGCTGAACGCAG atgAGGAGGATTTCGAGTGGGAGCCCCCGAGCGAGGCGGAGATGAAGGTGTTTCAGGCTCGACGGGAGCGTCAGGATAAAATCAGTAAACTGATGGGAGATTATTTACTGAAGGGCTACAAGATGCTGAGCGACTGCTGCGACATCTGCGGG ACGATTCTGCTGCAGGATAAACAGAAGAAGAATTACTGTGTGGCCTGTCAGGAGCTCGACTCGGACATCGATAAGGACAACCCCG ctctGAACGCTCAGGCGGCTCTGTCTCAGGTACGAGAGCGACGACTTGCCAATCATCACCCCCTCGATGCTGATGAAACCACGCCCACCTTACCAGAAGCCCCACCCAGTAGCAGACCAGAGCACTGCGAGGGAGCGGCGTCTGGGCTCAGAGCCCTGCCTCCTCCGCTTGCTCCTCCgcagccccgcccacttcctgCTCCGTCCTCCCCCCCGCTGCAGAACCCGGGTGGTCTCGCCAGCTCTGTCGCTCTTCCTCAtcgtcctcctcctcatcacgaGGCCGCCGTGGACGCGCAGGACGTCGTGCTGCAGAAGCTGCGCTGGGCCACGCAGGAGCTGCAGACGGCCGTCTCACTCGAGTCCTGCGTGCAGCTGTGCGGTCTGATCCGCGCCTGCGCAGACACACTGCAGAGCCTCAAACACCTGCAGCACTGA
- the LOC113525643 gene encoding solute carrier family 35 member F4, producing MNKLSAKVSPCSTPPPATLHTASTSGAEADVRSEECVSVQDSGPSEGPCRCPVRAMLRLAAGVVMGVGMATAWVWAAHSAKQTLTHFNAPFFIFWFCSIWNLLMFPLYYAGHLLTEKHRETPSARFRRCVRFLGDGEVTVRVLLRFSAPFSVFWSVSGFLYLRALSRTSVTDCSAVMCCNSAFTFLLTWIGLKERFLGVRVVAVILSITGIVMLAYSDGFYSDSITGVALSVGSASCSALYKVLYRKRVGTLDPGPASALLCCVGLCALVLHSWVCVLLYVTHVEFWPPSQPVPWNTLCITASLLLVFNVLVNMGGVCTYPALISLGVLLTVPASTAVDVWVMEAPPLSDMRSVALGLISAAFVLLLFPEDWDEKTLQWISSVWSQKTLNT from the exons atGAATAAACTGTCAGCGAAGGTCTCTCCGTGctccacacctccacctgcCACACTGCACACGGCCTCCACCTCAG gtgcagAGGCTGacgtgaggagtgaggagtgtgtgtcgGTGCAGGACTCGGGGCCGAGCGAGGGTCCGTGTCGGTGTCCGGTCAGGGCGATGCTGCGGTTAGCGGCGGGCGTGGTGATGGGTGTCGGCATGGCGACGGCGTGGGTGTGGGCGGCTCACAGCGCTAAacaaactctcacacactttaacgctccttttttcatcttttggttctgcagcatCTGGAACCTGCTGATGTTCCCTCTGTATTACGCCGGACATTTactgacagagaaacacagagagacgcCCTCAGCTCGGTTCAG gaggtgtgtgcGGTTCCTGGGTGATGGGGAGGTGACAGTGAGGGTGTTGTTGCGGTTCTCCGCTCCGTTCTCCGTGTTCTGGAGTGTGTCGGGGTTCCTGTACCTGCGCGCTCTCAGCAGGACGTCAGTGACAGACTGCAGCGCTGTGATGTGCTGTAACTCCGCCTTCACCTTCCTGCTCACCTGGATCGGCCTTAAGGAGCGCTTCCTGGGAGTCAGG gtggtaGCAGTGATTCTCTCTATAACAGGAATTGTGATGTTAGCATACTCTGATGGTTTCTACAGCGACTCTATCACCGGAGTGGCTCTGAGTGTCGGATCAGCCTCCTGCTCTGCGctgtataaa GTGTTGTACAGGAAGCGAGTAGGGACACTGGATCCCGGCCCAGCTAGTGCGTTGTTGTGCTGTGTGGGTCTGTGTGCGCTTGTGTTGCACtcctgggtgtgtgtgctgctgtacGTCACACACGTGGAGTTCTGGCCTCCGTCTCAGCCTGTGCCCTGGAACACACTCTGCATCACGGCGTCGCTGCTGCTcg tgtTTAATGTGCTAGTGAACATGGGAGGAGTGTGCACTTACCCTGCGCTCATCTCACTCGGAGTCCTGCTCACGGTTCCAGCCAGCACAG cgGTGGACGTGTGGGTGATGGAGGCTCCGCCCCTCAGTGACATGCGCTCGGTGGCGTTGGGTTTGATCTCGGCTGCgtttgtgctgctgctgtttccAGAGGATTGGGACGAGAAAACTCTGCAGTGGATCAGTTCAGTGTGGAGTCAAAAAACACTCAACACCTAA